In the Mesoplodon densirostris isolate mMesDen1 chromosome 6, mMesDen1 primary haplotype, whole genome shotgun sequence genome, CCTGGGGAGAGGAGGCCGTGGGTCTGAGGTGTGATGGACGTGAACATGGATCAACTCAGGAGTCCCTGCTGAGCTGCAAGGGTCAGTGACGTGGCGAGTAGTGTAATGCACTCTGGGTATAGAAATCAGACATTCGCAGTACCAGACACAGCGAGCCAGGAGGGCGGTCTTCTGCTTACATTCAGGAGAGCTCCTAAGCCACATGCTTCCCTATGGCTTCCACCGAACCCCACATCTGTGAAACCTGTGACTCCAACCTCACTCCTGGTCTCCAAACAGCACAGCCAAGTTCATGGTCTTGGCTGTTCGAATACAGGAAAACTGGACTGTACAGGGAAGTCTAATAAAAACCTTCGGATATTGAATATATACCACTGAGATGAGCTAGTTTACAGTGACTTGAGGAACAAAATGGgcaatcaaaaaacaaacaaaaaaaccctccaaaatatAAGTTACAGACATTCAGTGCCTCCTAGCAGAGCCtaaatcaaatttgaaaaaaaaaaagtaaaaactgctaaaatgttaggaaaaaaattattaaggagTGGAGACAGTATCTatacttctttgaaaaaatgtcttttttttctatcttatattaaaaagcaaaaggtCAGCTTTATATTCTTAAAGTCTCCTTTCCTGATCTGGGGAGATAGATAGGTGTGTTTCTAAGGCGGCTGCCCCATGACACCCAAGGGTATCACAAAGGCAGCAGCTCAATGCCCTGAAGGTGAACAAGAACAAAGTCCAGTGCAGAAGCTGTCCATCTGATGCAGTTTGGAGAATCCATGGCAGAGCAgccggggaggggtggggtgcaATAGGGTCAGGAAGgcttggggagggggatggaaggCAAGGGGGACCACAGAGTGAAGGACAGAGAGCGTCAAGTCACTTCAGATCTCAGCTGCCTGAACATTTTACATCAGTTTTCTACCAATCTGCGCACCTGAAAATGGAGTCTTTTAAAGCCCCCTTACTGAGAAAAGGAGGTGAAACATCTTCCCTCTTTCCCAAACACTCAGCTTTCCTGACACGCCCAGTTTAATGCACACGCGCCCACGAGCGGGCGTGCATACATGCACCAGGGGAgtatgtgtgtgcacgcgtgtgcgACACTTCTGCGGCCACACGCAGATGAGCACAGAGCCGCCCACGCCCAAAGTGTGCCTGCGTGAttgtgtacacacatgcacacacacactgaaaaaaGCACTTAAGTTTCCAGGGGGCATTTATAATGAGGTCCACAGTGTTTAGAActtaaattcctttttctttgtttgcgACAgtgttgtgtggttttttttttttttcctaacgttctcttcttttttctttgttctttcttttcatccGGAAGTCTTAAAGCATGTTAGATTTCAGAAACATGAGTTTGTTCATATCTTCTGGACTGAGCAGTCGCCtccttttgatgagaagtgcttgtTCACACATATTTACACACCCGCTCCTGGCCCCCACGGCCGGCACCGCAAGGAGCCAGAAGGCGAGCTTGGCGAGTTTTGTGTGCTTTTGGGTCACGCACGACCAGTACTGGAAGAGATCCGGGGTGGCCTGGAAGAGGGGCTCCTGCAGGTAATCGTACACTTCGTTCTTCCCGAGTCGGTCGTCCTCCTGGGCGGCGGGGTTCTCGCCGGGGGCGGAGCGGGGCTTCTTGGCGGCGGGCTCGAAGTCAGCCTCCTCGGTCCAGGACTCCTTGACCTCGTTGATGAGCTCGCACACCTTGCCGATGATCTCCTCGTGCTGGTAGGGCGGGACGGGCCGCAGCTTCTGCTGTGGGTCCAGGATCATGGCCACCTTGTGTGCCGGGTGCACCTTGAAGTTCTCCTTGAGCGCCTCCAGGAAGAGGTGGCAGAGCTTGCTGACGGTGCCCGCGTCGTTGGCCTTGGCCGTGAACAGCTTCTCCAGCCTGACGTAGGTGGGCAGCACCAGCTGCAGGGTGGGCTGGCTCTCGTTGCTCAGCTCGATGACCGCCTGCTTCACCGGCGTCAGGATGGCGGCCAGGTTGCTGAGCAGGTGCTTGTTGAGGCTCTGGATGAGGTTCATCTTCTTGGCCCGGCTGTAGAACTCGCAGATCTGCTCGTAGCGCTCGTGCACCAGCAGCAGCGAGTCCGTGACCGAGTTCCAGCAGGGCGGTGGCGAGGTCTCCTCCAGGGAGCCGAAGGTCTCCTTGGCGAGGCCGGTAGAGCCCGCCAGGTCCTCGCACACGTTGAGCAGCTCGATGACCTCATGCATGCTGCGGGCCTGCAGCGTCCGCTTGCTCAGCACGCTCTGCACCACCGAGTTCAAGGCACAGGCTGAGCAGCGAAGGCACATGCCGGCCTTGGAGAAGGCGGATGCGCTCACCCGGCAGTCTGTCACGTACACTGTCCTGATCTCCGACATCACGAACTCCGACAGCACATTCTGCACCCAGTGGTGCACCAGGTCGCCACTGTCGCGAATGTCCGCGCCCTTCACGCCCAGCACATAGCTCTTGATGTGGTTGCCCTCTGCCTGGTAGGCCGTGAGGATGTAGCAGGAGTCGGGGCCGACGCTCTGTGAGTGGCAGGTGACGCCGATGCCCAGGCAGGCGTTGCTGCCCAAGGCGCACGTCACCTTCACCTTCACCTGGTTGTACATGCGCGGCAGGTGCTTCAGCGCCAGCGTGTTGAAGTTGCCCAGGATCTCGGTGACTGAGAAGGCCCCGTAGCGGGCGCCGCTGTCCACCAGCGTCTGGGCCAGCTTCAGGAACTCCTTCCCGCTCACCACGCTCAGCGCGCCCAAGTCAGCACACATGACCCGCAGCAGCCGCTCTGCGATGTTCTGCCGCTCCTTCTCGGGGATCATGCTGTTAGGTGTTAAACCACTGGTCGTGGCTGGCAGGGGACACAAAGAGAGGTGTGATTAACCCTGCCAGTCAAGGCTCCTTGGTCTGGCAGTGGCCTAATACTCAAGCGTCTAGTATTAGGAATTATGAACAGATTTCATCTTGCACACAAACTGATGGTCTTGGCAGTCTTTAACATGTGACAGTCTCATAGGAATAAAGTTCTGTGATTGATTAGTAATGCCTGCCTTGAGCATGGGAATAGACTGTAGTGATATGTGTGCCAACACTTGTTGCATGTCATTCACCTTGACCTCTGAAGCCAACCAGTCTAACCTCTTCCTCAATATAGGAATGGCCTCTAACACAGGAGTCGCTAGTGAATAAGATACATGAGGCCACAGTGTCAGGAAAAAGCAGACAAGAGAAATCATGGAGAGTGGAGTTGGATTCTAATTCTGATTCTGTCACTAATttgtgttctctgaccacaaacaGAGCACCTCTCCCCAGGCCGCCTCTGTCCATCCCACGAGGTCAGAATTCCCACCAATGAGGTCTCAGGCGTGAAAGTGCTTTGGAAACCATGATGCGTGGTCTTGCACCACCATGGGAGACACACAGGGGTGGGGATGTGGGAGCAGAGGGGAACGAGCTGGGGTCGGGGGGGAGGCCTCTGGAGGTGGGTGTAGTAGACTTCCACCAGCCCCCGGGTCCGCCCAGGAAAGACCTACTGTTGTTGGCACTGTTCCTCTGGGCCTGGGGCTTCCACTTCTCCTCCACGACAGCAGGGGGTGATCGGGACTGGTTGGAGGCGATGTTGTTCTCGTTGTCCGCTGCGGGCACAAAGGGGACAGTGTGTTTCCCTGAAGTGCAAGAGGCCTGCCGGCTCACCAGGCGAGGAGAACTAGAGCATGCGGGTGAAGGCAAGACTGGCCTCTGGGActcaggcctgggttcaaatccggGCTCCTAAGACAACTCTCTGAGGCCTGCAAAGCCTCATTTTCATCACTTGGAAGAATGAAGATAATCACACAATTGCTAGAAGGACTAACAAGAGAtaatacaggaaaagagctgggtACAGTGCTCAGCATGGAGTAAGCACTCAGGGAATGGGAACCGCTGTGTCCCGAGTCTGGCTGGGAGGCCCCCCTAACACCCCCGAGCACAAAGTTCTAGCTCTGAGACCCAGAAGGGGGTGCCCATTACACTCCAAGAAGCCAAAAGCATCTCACACTCTTGCTTCTTTAAAgtgtgccttttcatctttttagTATATTCTAAACTTAAATGAATACAACAAAACCAAAGCCCTATGTGACATAAAGTATACAATTCTCAACCCCCTCATTACATGTAGGAAGTGAAAACCAAAGTCTAGATACAGGAAAGGATTTGCccaggaaaacacagaaaaccagcagcagagctgggacggACATCCCAGGTCCCCTGGTTCCTAGTTGCCTCCTCCCTGCATTTCCCTAATTTTTGTTAACATGTGCATATGCAGCCATATTCAGTTTTAAGTAATGGGCAGGTGCCATACTCTATGCACGGTTACTCCTTGACATTTCTTTAAGATCATATCTGAGTGGAAATGGTCTGAGTtacatgcttgtcatcacaaatggcCACACAATCTTTTATCACACAATATTCCACAAATTGCTTAACTACACTCCAAGTCCTAAGTTTCTGGGCTGTGCCGTTTACAATATTACTATTCTGCTACGAACCTACTTGCCTAATATTCTAATATTGTTTCTCTGTGCTCTTTGGCTGTTGTTGTGGGTGTATTTCCTTGAGACATCATCTTACAGGTAGAATTCACAACCTGAGGATATGAATGGGTCAGTGGCCTCTGTTCAGGGTTGCCAGACAtctttcttccattcttctcAGTTAAGGCATCAGGCCTTAGAGGTCAAGGCCACACTATTCATACCTAGAGAAGAGGCTTCCCCAACGTCTACATATTCAGTCAGCCCTGCAAGACTAGTCAAGAGACTCTGGGATGTGCACTCAAGGAATATTTTGCAGCCACCAGAAAGGTGGTCATGTAGATTGGAGCAACATGGGAAAATGCATAAGATAATGAAAAGCAAGCTCTAATCATaatgtcatatgtattatttatagaTACATATTTTAGACTCACAAGTCAAATAACGAACAAATCTATGCATCAAAAAAAGATGGGGAGAGGACTTTCACTTCTGCCCTCCAGATGCAAACAACTGATAATCATGATGATATGACTGCTTTCATACAGGCAACCCAGGGTGTGAtcccagaaaaaagaaacaaatgcgGTGAGCTCTCTGACTGTGCCACTTACTGCCTGGAAGCAGTTTTCAAGCTGCTGCGTAGGACCAGGGAACTGAACAGAGCCCAGCGGTCCCCTTGAAGAGACAGAGATTAAAGTTCAGGGAGAAATACTATGGGGCTAAGTTAGCCATAGACTAAGCCACTAGATCTGCCCTAATACATTTAAAGAGCAAGCCTCCAAAGTATTAAGGTGATCCCAAGTAACAAACTGTAAGCCAAGTTTAATactcttaaaaaatacaaaatctagCATCTAACACTATAAAATTCACAATATCATTCATCTAATAAGTACCAGACATTCAAAATAGTAGGAAAATATGACCTATGACATAAGGAGACAAAccaatcaatagaaacagacctAGAAAGGATAGAGATGATGGAATTAGCCAATAAGGAGCTTACAACAgctgttgaaaaaaaatcagtgaagctGGAGACATAGCAAAAACACTACCCACTGAAAACCAGAGAGAgtaaaagattgaaaataaataaatggagcatGGACAATGTTAAGTAGTTTAACATAAAtataattggagtcccagaaaaCGGGGGtgaggcagaaaaaatatttgaagaaatggcCAGAATCTTTCCAAACTGGATGAAAACCATAAAACCAGGTTCTAAAAGCTCAACTGACCCCAAGcagaaatacataaagaaaacacCACCAAGGCACAGtatcataatcaaattgttgAAAACCAATGACAAGAGAaactcttaaaagcagccagagagggGGAAAAATTAAGTACAGGggaacaaaaataagaataacaacAGACCCAGCAGGTAACAGAACAAAGTATTAAAAGAGAATGTCAACCTAAAattctaaatgtccatcgatagatgaatggataaagaagatatttatatttataatctaAATTTATATaatctaaattatatttatacaatgggatattactcagccataaaaaagaatgaaatagtgccatttgcagcaacatggatggacctagagattatcatactaagtgaagtaagccagacaaataccatataatatagcttatatgtggaatgtaaaataatgatacaaatgaacttatatatcaatacaaaacagaaacagacccacagacacagaaaacaaacttatggttaccaaagaggaaaggcgGGAGGGatcaattaggagtttgggattaacatatacacactactatatataaaacagacaaacaataaggacccactgtatagcacagggaactatactcaaaattttgtaataacctataagggaaaagaatctgaaaaaaagatatgtatgtatgtataactgaatcactttgctgtgcacctgaaactaatgcaacattataaatcaactatacttcaatttaaaaaaaacacaaaaatatttttaaaataaaataaggaaattctaAATCCAGTGGTACTATCTTTCACAAATGGAGGTAAAataaggaccaaaaaaaaaaaaaatcatacctgCAACTATAAGAAacgttaaaggaagttctttaggtattaaaaaaaaatgacatcacccccccccccaaatgacATCAAATAAGAATCTGGATctagagaaagaaataaagagttcTGGAAACTGAacatgaatggatataaaaagtgttttccctcatttttaatctctttaaCAAGATAACTGACTGctcactggaaaaaaataacaatgaattGTGGTAATTATATGTAGAAATAAACCATATGTTAACAATAGAAGAAAGACTAGGAAGGGGAAATAGAAGATTCTGTTGAAAGTTTTTCACACAATATGAA is a window encoding:
- the ZNF618 gene encoding zinc finger protein 618 isoform X3, encoding MNQPGGAAAPQADGASAAGRKSTASRERLKRSQKSTKVEGPEPVPAEASLSAEQGTMTEVKVKTELPDDYIQEVIWQGEAKEEKKGVSKDGTGDVPAEICVVIGGVRNQQTLGSYECGICGKKYKYYNCFQTHVRAHRDTEATSGEGASQGNNFRYTCDICGKKYKYYSCFQEHRDLHAVDDPFDQGVVATDEVKEEPPEPFQKIGPMNNITSEIFKKKEVRQCQKRETGNYTCEFCGKQYKYYTPYQEHVALHAPISTAPGWEPPDDPDTGSECSHPEVSPSPRFVAAKTQTNQSGKKAPASVVRCATLLHRTPPATQTPTFRTPNSGSPASKATAAESAFSRRVEGKAQNHFEETNSSSQNSSETASPLISNPFPLLQKPYTCGACGIQFQFYNNLLEHMQSHAADNENNIASNQSRSPPAVVEEKWKPQAQRNSANNTTTSGLTPNSMIPEKERQNIAERLLRVMCADLGALSVVSGKEFLKLAQTLVDSGARYGAFSVTEILGNFNTLALKHLPRMYNQVKVKVTCALGSNACLGIGVTCHSQSVGPDSCYILTAYQAEGNHIKSYVLGVKGADIRDSGDLVHHWVQNVLSEFVMSEIRTVYVTDCRVSASAFSKAGMCLRCSACALNSVVQSVLSKRTLQARSMHEVIELLNVCEDLAGSTGLAKETFGSLEETSPPPCWNSVTDSLLLVHERYEQICEFYSRAKKMNLIQSLNKHLLSNLAAILTPVKQAVIELSNESQPTLQLVLPTYVRLEKLFTAKANDAGTVSKLCHLFLEALKENFKVHPAHKVAMILDPQQKLRPVPPYQHEEIIGKVCELINEVKESWTEEADFEPAAKKPRSAPGENPAAQEDDRLGKNEVYDYLQEPLFQATPDLFQYWSCVTQKHTKLAKLAFWLLAVPAVGARSGCVNMCEQALLIKRRRLLSPEDMNKLMFLKSNML
- the ZNF618 gene encoding zinc finger protein 618 isoform X5 produces the protein MNQPGGAAAPQADGASAAGRKSTASRERLKRSQKSTKVEGPEPVPAEASLSAEQGTMTEVKVKTELPDDYIQEVIWQGEAKEEKKGVSKDGTGDVPAEICVVIGGVRNQQTLGSYECGICGKKYKYYNCFQTHVRAHRDTEATSGEGASQGNNFRYTCDICGKKYKYYSCFQEHRDLHAVDVFSVEGAPENRADPFDQGVVATDEVKEEPPEPFQKIGPKTGNYTCEFCGKQYKYYTPYQEHVALHAPISTAPGWEPPDDPDTGSECSHPEVSPSPRFVAAKTQTNQSGKKAPASVVRCATLLHRTPPATQTPTFRTPNSGSPASKATAESAFSRRVEGKAQNHFEETNSSSQNSSETASPLISNPFPLLQKPYTCGACGIQFQFYNNLLEHMQSHAADNENNIASNQSRSPPAVVEEKWKPQAQRNSANNTTTSGLTPNSMIPEKERQNIAERLLRVMCADLGALSVVSGKEFLKLAQTLVDSGARYGAFSVTEILGNFNTLALKHLPRMYNQVKVKVTCALGSNACLGIGVTCHSQSVGPDSCYILTAYQAEGNHIKSYVLGVKGADIRDSGDLVHHWVQNVLSEFVMSEIRTVYVTDCRVSASAFSKAGMCLRCSACALNSVVQSVLSKRTLQARSMHEVIELLNVCEDLAGSTGLAKETFGSLEETSPPPCWNSVTDSLLLVHERYEQICEFYSRAKKMNLIQSLNKHLLSNLAAILTPVKQAVIELSNESQPTLQLVLPTYVRLEKLFTAKANDAGTVSKLCHLFLEALKENFKVHPAHKVAMILDPQQKLRPVPPYQHEEIIGKVCELINEVKESWTEEADFEPAAKKPRSAPGENPAAQEDDRLGKNEVYDYLQEPLFQATPDLFQYWSCVTQKHTKLAKLAFWLLAVPAVGARSGCVNMCEQALLIKRRRLLSPEDMNKLMFLKSNML
- the ZNF618 gene encoding zinc finger protein 618 isoform X6 encodes the protein MNQPGGAAAPQADGASAAGRKSTASRERLKRSQKSTKVEGPEPVPAEASLSAEQGTMTEVKVKTELPDDYIQEVIWQGEAKEEKKGVSKDGTGDVPAEICVVIGGVRNQQTLGSYECGICGKKYKYYNCFQTHVRAHRDTEATSGEGASQGNNFRYTCDICGKKYKYYSCFQEHRDLHAVDVFSVEGAPENRADPFDQGVVATDEVKEEPPEPFQKIGPMNNITSEIFKKKEVRQCQKRETGNYTCEFCGKQYKYYTPYQEHVALHAPITESAFSRRVEGKAQNHFEETNSSSQNSSETASPLISNPFPLLQKPYTCGACGIQFQFYNNLLEHMQSHAADNENNIASNQSRSPPAVVEEKWKPQAQRNSANNTTTSGLTPNSMIPEKERQNIAERLLRVMCADLGALSVVSGKEFLKLAQTLVDSGARYGAFSVTEILGNFNTLALKHLPRMYNQVKVKVTCALGSNACLGIGVTCHSQSVGPDSCYILTAYQAEGNHIKSYVLGVKGADIRDSGDLVHHWVQNVLSEFVMSEIRTVYVTDCRVSASAFSKAGMCLRCSACALNSVVQSVLSKRTLQARSMHEVIELLNVCEDLAGSTGLAKETFGSLEETSPPPCWNSVTDSLLLVHERYEQICEFYSRAKKMNLIQSLNKHLLSNLAAILTPVKQAVIELSNESQPTLQLVLPTYVRLEKLFTAKANDAGTVSKLCHLFLEALKENFKVHPAHKVAMILDPQQKLRPVPPYQHEEIIGKVCELINEVKESWTEEADFEPAAKKPRSAPGENPAAQEDDRLGKNEVYDYLQEPLFQATPDLFQYWSCVTQKHTKLAKLAFWLLAVPAVGARSGCVNMCEQALLIKRRRLLSPEDMNKLMFLKSNML
- the ZNF618 gene encoding zinc finger protein 618 isoform X4 — translated: MNQPGGAAAPQADGASAAGRKSTASRERLKRSQKSTKVEGPEPVPAEASLSAEQGTMTEVKVKTELPDDYIQEVIWQGEAKEEKKGVSKDGTGDVPAEICVVIGGVRNQQTLGSYECGICGKKYKYYNCFQTHVRAHRDTEATSGEGASQGNNFRYTCDICGKKYKYYSCFQEHRDLHAVDVFSVEGAPENRADPFDQGVVATDEVKEEPPEPFQKIGPKTGNYTCEFCGKQYKYYTPYQEHVALHAPISTAPGWEPPDDPDTGSECSHPEVSPSPRFVAAKTQTNQSGKKAPASVVRCATLLHRTPPATQTPTFRTPNSGSPASKATAAESAFSRRVEGKAQNHFEETNSSSQNSSETASPLISNPFPLLQKPYTCGACGIQFQFYNNLLEHMQSHAADNENNIASNQSRSPPAVVEEKWKPQAQRNSANNTTTSGLTPNSMIPEKERQNIAERLLRVMCADLGALSVVSGKEFLKLAQTLVDSGARYGAFSVTEILGNFNTLALKHLPRMYNQVKVKVTCALGSNACLGIGVTCHSQSVGPDSCYILTAYQAEGNHIKSYVLGVKGADIRDSGDLVHHWVQNVLSEFVMSEIRTVYVTDCRVSASAFSKAGMCLRCSACALNSVVQSVLSKRTLQARSMHEVIELLNVCEDLAGSTGLAKETFGSLEETSPPPCWNSVTDSLLLVHERYEQICEFYSRAKKMNLIQSLNKHLLSNLAAILTPVKQAVIELSNESQPTLQLVLPTYVRLEKLFTAKANDAGTVSKLCHLFLEALKENFKVHPAHKVAMILDPQQKLRPVPPYQHEEIIGKVCELINEVKESWTEEADFEPAAKKPRSAPGENPAAQEDDRLGKNEVYDYLQEPLFQATPDLFQYWSCVTQKHTKLAKLAFWLLAVPAVGARSGCVNMCEQALLIKRRRLLSPEDMNKLMFLKSNML
- the ZNF618 gene encoding zinc finger protein 618 isoform X7; protein product: MNQPGGAAAPQADGASAAGRKSTASRERLKRSQKSTKVEGPEPVPAEASLSAEQGTMTEVKVKTELPDDYIQEVIWQGEAKEEKKGVSKDGTGDVPAEICVVIGGVRNQQTLGSYECGICGKKYKYYNCFQTHVRAHRDTEATSGEGASQGNNFRYTCDICGKKYKYYSCFQEHRDLHAVDVFSVEGAPENRADPFDQGVVATDEVKEEPPEPFQKIGPMNNITSEIFKKKEVRQCQKRETGNYTCEFCGKQYKYYTPYQEHVALHAPIKSAFSRRVEGKAQNHFEETNSSSQNSSETASPLISNPFPLLQKPYTCGACGIQFQFYNNLLEHMQSHAADNENNIASNQSRSPPAVVEEKWKPQAQRNSANNTTTSGLTPNSMIPEKERQNIAERLLRVMCADLGALSVVSGKEFLKLAQTLVDSGARYGAFSVTEILGNFNTLALKHLPRMYNQVKVKVTCALGSNACLGIGVTCHSQSVGPDSCYILTAYQAEGNHIKSYVLGVKGADIRDSGDLVHHWVQNVLSEFVMSEIRTVYVTDCRVSASAFSKAGMCLRCSACALNSVVQSVLSKRTLQARSMHEVIELLNVCEDLAGSTGLAKETFGSLEETSPPPCWNSVTDSLLLVHERYEQICEFYSRAKKMNLIQSLNKHLLSNLAAILTPVKQAVIELSNESQPTLQLVLPTYVRLEKLFTAKANDAGTVSKLCHLFLEALKENFKVHPAHKVAMILDPQQKLRPVPPYQHEEIIGKVCELINEVKESWTEEADFEPAAKKPRSAPGENPAAQEDDRLGKNEVYDYLQEPLFQATPDLFQYWSCVTQKHTKLAKLAFWLLAVPAVGARSGCVNMCEQALLIKRRRLLSPEDMNKLMFLKSNML
- the ZNF618 gene encoding zinc finger protein 618 isoform X2 codes for the protein MNQPGGAAAPQADGASAAGRKSTASRERLKRSQKSTKVEGPEPVPAEASLSAEQGTMTEVKVKTELPDDYIQEVIWQGEAKEEKKGVSKDGTGDVPAEICVVIGGVRNQQTLGSYECGICGKKYKYYNCFQTHVRAHRDTEATSGEGASQGNNFRYTCDICGKKYKYYSCFQEHRDLHAVDVFSVEGAPENRADPFDQGVVATDEVKEEPPEPFQKIGPMNNITSEIFKKKEVRQCQKRETGNYTCEFCGKQYKYYTPYQEHVALHAPISTAPGWEPPDDPDTGSECSHPEVSPSPRFVAAKTQTNQSGKKAPASVVRCATLLHRTPPATQTPTFRTPNSGSPASKATAESAFSRRVEGKAQNHFEETNSSSQNSSETASPLISNPFPLLQKPYTCGACGIQFQFYNNLLEHMQSHAADNENNIASNQSRSPPAVVEEKWKPQAQRNSANNTTTSGLTPNSMIPEKERQNIAERLLRVMCADLGALSVVSGKEFLKLAQTLVDSGARYGAFSVTEILGNFNTLALKHLPRMYNQVKVKVTCALGSNACLGIGVTCHSQSVGPDSCYILTAYQAEGNHIKSYVLGVKGADIRDSGDLVHHWVQNVLSEFVMSEIRTVYVTDCRVSASAFSKAGMCLRCSACALNSVVQSVLSKRTLQARSMHEVIELLNVCEDLAGSTGLAKETFGSLEETSPPPCWNSVTDSLLLVHERYEQICEFYSRAKKMNLIQSLNKHLLSNLAAILTPVKQAVIELSNESQPTLQLVLPTYVRLEKLFTAKANDAGTVSKLCHLFLEALKENFKVHPAHKVAMILDPQQKLRPVPPYQHEEIIGKVCELINEVKESWTEEADFEPAAKKPRSAPGENPAAQEDDRLGKNEVYDYLQEPLFQATPDLFQYWSCVTQKHTKLAKLAFWLLAVPAVGARSGCVNMCEQALLIKRRRLLSPEDMNKLMFLKSNML
- the ZNF618 gene encoding zinc finger protein 618 isoform X1; translated protein: MNQPGGAAAPQADGASAAGRKSTASRERLKRSQKSTKVEGPEPVPAEASLSAEQGTMTEVKVKTELPDDYIQEVIWQGEAKEEKKGVSKDGTGDVPAEICVVIGGVRNQQTLGSYECGICGKKYKYYNCFQTHVRAHRDTEATSGEGASQGNNFRYTCDICGKKYKYYSCFQEHRDLHAVDVFSVEGAPENRADPFDQGVVATDEVKEEPPEPFQKIGPMNNITSEIFKKKEVRQCQKRETGNYTCEFCGKQYKYYTPYQEHVALHAPISTAPGWEPPDDPDTGSECSHPEVSPSPRFVAAKTQTNQSGKKAPASVVRCATLLHRTPPATQTPTFRTPNSGSPASKATAAESAFSRRVEGKAQNHFEETNSSSQNSSETASPLISNPFPLLQKPYTCGACGIQFQFYNNLLEHMQSHAADNENNIASNQSRSPPAVVEEKWKPQAQRNSANNTTTSGLTPNSMIPEKERQNIAERLLRVMCADLGALSVVSGKEFLKLAQTLVDSGARYGAFSVTEILGNFNTLALKHLPRMYNQVKVKVTCALGSNACLGIGVTCHSQSVGPDSCYILTAYQAEGNHIKSYVLGVKGADIRDSGDLVHHWVQNVLSEFVMSEIRTVYVTDCRVSASAFSKAGMCLRCSACALNSVVQSVLSKRTLQARSMHEVIELLNVCEDLAGSTGLAKETFGSLEETSPPPCWNSVTDSLLLVHERYEQICEFYSRAKKMNLIQSLNKHLLSNLAAILTPVKQAVIELSNESQPTLQLVLPTYVRLEKLFTAKANDAGTVSKLCHLFLEALKENFKVHPAHKVAMILDPQQKLRPVPPYQHEEIIGKVCELINEVKESWTEEADFEPAAKKPRSAPGENPAAQEDDRLGKNEVYDYLQEPLFQATPDLFQYWSCVTQKHTKLAKLAFWLLAVPAVGARSGCVNMCEQALLIKRRRLLSPEDMNKLMFLKSNML